CGCCGGGTCGGGCCGTCGTCGCGCACCCGCGCACCGGTGGCGGGCGGTGCGCGGCAGCGTGTCATCGCCGCCCAGACGCAGGCCACCGACCCGCTCCCGGACCGGAGCGAGTCGGTGGCGGCACAGGTGATGCTCAGCGGCGACGGCCGTACGTCCCGGCGAGCAGCGAGACACCGAGCGCGGCGAAGGCCACCTGGATGAACAACTCGATCCAGTCGATGCCGGCGGTGTCGTCCACGCCCAACAGCCCGGCGACCAGCGTGCCGAGGATCGCGGCGACGACACCGATCAGGATGGTCAGCAGAAACGGAATGCGCTGCCGACCCGGCACGACCAGCCGACCGAGCGCCCCGATGACCAGACCGATGATGATGGCGGTGAAGAAACCGGTGATTTCCATGAGAGCCGTCCCTCCGAACGTTTCCGTCGACAGACACGGTGCCCGAATCGGCGGGTCCGGCAAACGCGAGCCCCGGTCGTACGGCGCATTGTGCGGTAACCGTCACAGTTTCGCGGTACGGCTGTCATGAACCCGCCCGCCGTCGCCACGGTGCCGGGGTCAGCGAGGGCTGATCAGGACCGCGTAGTCGGCCGCGGTGAGCGGCCCCGGTGACAGGGAGAGATCCGCCCGGGGGACGCTGAGCGCCGCGCCGTCCCGCAGGAAGATCACCGCGGTGACGTCGGTGCGGGCGGTGAGCGTACAGACGATCTGCCCGTACGCGAGCGGTTGGTCGTTGCGGCCGGTCTCCGCGTCGGCCGGCGCGACCGTGACCCGGGCCTGCCCGTCGACCAGCTCCACCACCGCGTTGCTGAACGCGCCCGGCAGGGCGCTGGTCAGGCCGTCGTCGCGCTCTGCGGGAGTCGGCCCGGCGAGCAGGTTCCCCAGCTGCGTGTCGACCGTGGGCACCTGGTCCACCCGGCGGATCACCGGTACCAGCCGGTCCTCGCGGGTGAAATGGAGCAGCTCGGTCGCCGAGCCGGTCTCGACCGGCGCCGGAGCAGCGGTCGCCGGAGACGGGAACGGGCCGGGCGGTGGGGTCACCGCCCGGGGCAGATCCTCGGCCGGCACCCCGCAGGCGGCGACCAGAGCGAACAGGACCACCACAAGTACGGCGCGCAGCGCGGCACCCGGGGCGGCCCGCAGGGTGCCGGTGGGCCGGTGGGGCGGGCCGGCGGGCAGCGCGGCGCGCCGGGCGCTCAGGACGCGGACGGGGATCATGACAGGCTCCCGGGCAGGGTGACCCGGAACCGGGCGCCGCCTTCGGGGCGGTCGCTGACCGAGGCCGTGCCGCCGTGCGCGGCGGCGTGCTGGGCCACAAGCGCGAGCCCGAGGCCGGTGCCGTCGCCGCCGCCACGGTAGTTGGCCGCCCGGCCACGGACGAATCGACCGAAGATCGCTTCTCGGTCCTCCACCGGCACCCCCGGTCCCTCGTCGTCCACCTCGATCACTCCCGCGTCCTGCGCCCGGAGCAGCCGCACGGCCACCGGCCCGGCACCGTAGCGCTCGGCGTTGTCGAGCAGGTTCGCCAACACCTGCGCGATCCGCCGCCGGTCCACCTGCCAGGTCGCCGGGGTGTCCGCCGCCAGGTGCACCATCGACTCCGGCAGGTCCCGGTCGCGGCAGGCCTGCCGGGCAAGATCGGTCAGCTCGACCGGCTCCCGGTGCACCGGCTGATCGCTGCGCGCCAGGTCCAGCAGGTCGTTGACGAGTCGCTGGAAGCGGTCGATCTCGTCGGCCACCAGCCGGGCCGCGGTCGCGGTCCGCTCGTCCTGGCTTTCCCGCCGACGGGCCAGCACGCTCGCCGCGGCGGCGAGCGTCTGGAGGGGCGAACGCAGTTCGTGGCTGACGTCGGCGGCGAAACGCCGGTCCCGGTCGATGCGCTGGGCCAGCTCGTCGACCATCCGGTTGAACGAGGTGGAGAGGCGGTCCAGGTCCGGGTCGGTGTCCGGGGCGAGGCGGGTGGTGAAGTCACCCGCGGCGATCCGCTCGGCCGCGTCGGCGACGGCCGTCAGGGGACGCAGCCCGTGTCGGGTGGCGTACCAGCCGAGGGCCGCTCCCGATCCGGCCACCATGATCGCGACTGCGGTCAACGCCAGCGCCAGCACCTGGAAGGTCTGCTCCAGCTCCCGCAGCGAGGCGATCTCGTAGAAGGAGGCCGACTCCGACAGCGGCACGCCGACCAGCATGACCGGGTGGTCGTCGACCCGGATCCGCTGCACCGCCGGCTCACCCGCCGACACCAGGTCCAGCATCCGCGCGGGGATGGCGGCGGTGACGCCCGGTTCCGCGGCCCGCCCGTACCATTTCCCGTTGAGCAGCATCAGGGCTCGCCGACCGGTGCCGGTGTCCAGCGTGCGCAGGGCCTCCGCGACATCCGGGTTGTCGGTGTCGAGACCGGCGCGAACCACCGCCGCGTCGTAGTACGCCGCCCGCAGCACGGTGCGCTCCCGCTCGTCGAGCAGCGTCCGGCGGGTCAGCTCGTACGACACCAGGGCCATCGAGGCGGACAACGACAGGGCACCCACGGCGAACGCGGCGGTGACCCGGGCCCGCAGTCCGAGGCGTCTCATCGTTGCAGCTTGTAGCCGAGCCCGCGCAGTGTCACGAGGTGTTGCGGGTTGGCCGGATCGCTCTCGATCTTCTGCCGCAGCCGTCCCACGTGCACGTCCACCAGCCGCTCGTCGCCGGTGTCGTAGCCCCAGACCCGGCTGAGCAGTTGCTGGCGGGAGAGCACCCGCCCGGCGTGCTCGGCCAGTTCGCAGAGCAGCCGGAACTCGGTGCGGGTGACCGCGACCGGCTCGCCGGCCCGGCGCACCTCCCCGGCCTCGGGGCTGACCTCCAGCTCCCCGAAGGCGAGCACCGGCACCGGCGTCTCCACCGCCGGCACCGCGCGGGCCCGGCGACGCAGGGCCCGCAACCGGGCGGTCAGTTCCTTGATCGCCACCGGCTTGACCACGTAGTCGTCGGCACCGGCCTCCAGCGCGGCGACGATGTCGTGGGTGTCGTCGCGGGCACTGACCACCACAATGGGCACGTCGTCGTCGCGGCGCAACTGGCGGATGGCCTCGAAGCCGTCGATCCCGGGCAGCATCAGGTCGACCAGCACGTAGTCGGCCGGGTCCCGGCGCTGCGTGCGCAGGCCCTCCTCGGCGGTCGCCGCGCCGCGTGCCTCGTAACCCTCGTCCTCCAGGGCGAGCAGTAACGCCAACCGGATCCGGTCGTCGTCCTCGATCACCAGTACCGCTGTCATACCGGAATCATCCCCAAGGCCGCACCTGGTCAGCCAACCGCGCCCGGCCTGCGGGTGTTTTGTCACGCAACTGTCATACGTCCGCGCGGTGCCCGCCAAGCCTGGTCGGCAGGGTGAGAGCCGACCTGGGGACAGGAGAGGAGGCCACGGACGTGACCACGCCACGCCGCCCCGAATGCACCGTGCCCCTCGTGGAGGTGGCCATCACCGAGTTCGATCTGGCCTGCCTGCCGGAGACGGGCGCGGTGTTCGACCGGTTGCTCGCGCTGCGACCGACGCAGGTCGTGATCGACCTGTCCGGCTGCCGGCACATCGACGCCGCCGCGATCGGGCTGCTGCTCGACGTGCACCGCCAGATGGTGCGCGAAGGTGGTGTGCTGGCGCTGCGCAACCCCAACCCGCGCATCGCCCGCATCCTTCAGGCCGCCCGGCTGGATCAGATCCTGCCGGTGCGCTCCGACAACGCCACTGCGACGCACGCGCCGGCCGGCGATCCCGTGCTCCCGGGTACCGTGCCGCGCCCGACCACGTACGGCCGCGCCGCCGTCACCGTACGTACCTGATCCGCACCAGCCGTCCGCGAGTACGAGGAGCAGCATGACCGTCGCCGGGATCGCCGCGGCCCTTGCCGTCGGCCTTGCCGTCGGCGCGCTCGGTCGGCTCGTCGTCCCCGGCCGGTCGAGCGTGCCGCTGTGGCTGACGATGACCATCGGCGCCGTCGCCGCGCTGCTCGGCGCGATCAGCGCCTGGCTCGCCGGTGTCCGTGGGTTCAGCCTGCTGGGCCTGGTCGTGCAGGCTGGCCTCGCCGCGGTCGGCGTGGTGATCGTGGTCGCCACCGCCGGCAAGGAACGTTCCGACTCCCGCTGACCGTCCGCATGGCGACGGTGCCCCCCGCCCGACGCCCCGAGTCCGTGTCCTGGCCGCGACGGCCGCGGCACCGGAGAGGAAGCAGGATGACCGTCGTACCGGACGACAACCTGATGACCCTGATCTGCGACGCGTGCGGCGAGACCACCACCGGCACCGCGTGCGTGCTGCCCGACGCCGAGGTCGTCTGGACGCTCGTCAGCGATCAGGGGTGGAGCGGTTCCCCCTTCGCCACCGGCCCGCACCGCTGCCCGCGGTGCAGCACGCTCCCGCCGGGCGCGATTGCGCCGGGCACGGTCCCGCCCGGTGCACGTCCCGCCGGTCCGGGCACCGGCCCGCCCGGTGGCCGCCCCGCCGGCCCGCCCGATGGCCGCCCCGCCGGGCCGATGGCCGGCCCGCCCGATGGCCGCCCCGCCGGAGTGAGGGCCGACATGGAGCGGGCCGGCGAGGTGACGGTGCTCGTGGACTCCGACGAACTCGCCCCGGAGACCGACGACACGTTGCGGGTGGCGTTGCGCGAGGCGGTCGAGGTGGACGGGACCGTGGTGGTGGACCTGGGCCGGGTGAACGTCATCGACTCGGTCGGGCTGGGCCTGCTGGTCCGCGCCCATCGCGAGGTACGCGAGCGCGACGCCCGCCTCTGCCTGGCCGCGCCGTCGCGGTTCATCCGTACGGTGCTGCACACCATGAAACTCGACGGGGTCTTCCCGATCTTCGAGACGCTCGACGACGCCCTCACCCAACTGGCGGCAGCCGGGGGCGGCAGCGAGGTGGTACGGGTCGACGTCACCCCGGCCGAGGCCGTCCGGCACCGGGGCAACGCCCACAAACCCGTGCTCACCGCCCGGCAGGCCGCTCCCCGCGTACCCGTCTGAGCCACCCCGCCGACGGCGCAGTCACCCGCCCATCGAGCCGAAGGTCGGTGCGCCGGCGGCGTGGTAGGTAAGCATCGTCACGCCGGCAGCGGACGATCGGCTGTCGACCAGGCGCAGGCCGGCGGGGGGCACGCCGTCTGCGAAGAGGCGGCGCCCGGCGCCCAGCACCACCGGGAAGATCATCAGGTGGTACGCGTCGATCAGATTCTCGCGCATCAGCGAGCCGGCGAGCCGGCCGCTGCCGTGCACCTGCAACTCCCGACCGGGCCGGCGCTTGAGCTCGGCGACGGCCGTGGCCAGGTCACCGTCCAGGCGCTGCGTGCCCGACCAGGTCAACTCGTCGTCGCGGGTGGTCGCCACGTACTTGGGCAGCCGGTTCAGCGGAACGGCGATCGGGTCTTCGGGATCTTCCTGCTTCGGCCACCAGGCGGCGAAGATGTCGTACGTGTGCCGGCCGAGCAGGAACGCGTCGGCGCGGGCGAAGATGTCGCTCATGTGGGCGCCGAGCGTCTCGTCGAAGTGTGGCGCCACCCAGCCGCCCGACTCGAAGCCGCCGCTGCGGTCCTCGTCGGGGCCGCCGGGGCCCTGCATCACGCCGTCCAGGGTCAGGAACGTGGTGAGCGTGAGTCGCATGATCGTCTCCTCCTCGTGGGGCGGCACCGCGCCGCCCGCCACTTGAGCGACGACCGACCCGCCGACACTTCGACGTCCACCCCGGCGAGTGTGACCCAGACCACTGCGGGCGTCGTCAGCTTCCGACGACACCGGGCCGACTCCGGACGAGATGTTAATAAGGGGCCCTTCCTATACCTGAGGCGTTAATAAGGGGCCCTTCCTTTGAACCGATGCGGGGGTGGGGCGCGTACCTGTGGGGGAAGGGAGTGGCCCATGAAGCGCCTGACTCCGTTGCTGACCCTCCTGGCGGGGGCGGTGACGGCCGCCGTGCTGTTCACGATGAGTGCACAGGCATCCCCGCCGGGCACCCAACCCGTGGCCGGCGGCGGCCCACCGGCCGCCGCGCCGGCGCCCGACGCCGAGCCGGAGGCCGACGTCGAGGTGGACGGGGACGAGGCGGAACCGGATCCCGCCACCGCCCGGCCGCCCGGCACCGCGCCACCGCGGGAGTCCGACCGGTCGTCGGCCGGCACCGAGGTCGCGTCGGTCGAACAGAACTGGATCGGCCAGCTGGAGAACGGCGCCACCATCGCGATCACCGTCCGGGACGGCAAGGCCGAGGCGTACGTCTGCGACGGCCGGGCCATGGAGCTGTGGCTCTCCGGCACCGTGCGGGACGGGAAGATCGAGCTGACCGGCAAGGACGCGAAGCTCAGCGGCATCATCCGCGGCGACAGCGCCAGCGGCGAGATGATCGTCGGCGTACGGCGGTGGAAGTTCACCGCCCGGCCCGAGGAGAAGGTGGACGAGGCGGTCGTCAAGTCCGGCTCGGTCACCACCCCCGCGATCTACCGCGCCACCGACGACGTACGCAAGGCCGGCATCGACGGCGGCTGGATCTTCCTGCCCGACGGCACCCAGATCGGCATCGTCACCTGGAACGGCGAACCGATCCCGGCGCCGCCACTGGATCCCGCCTTCTACAGCACCGTGGTAAACGGAGTCACCATCACCGCCGAGCCGGTCGTCCCCGGGGCACGATGATGGCCGAGCACCGCATGGGCAGCGCACGCACGGTGCCGCGCCGCTCGCCCGAGCCCACCGTCGAGGTGCTGCGCGACTTCGGCGGCCCTCCGCCGAGCGCGCCGCGCCGCCGGCCCTCGCTGCTGGTCCCGCTTGTGGTCGGGGCGGGGGTCGCGGTGGCCCTCGGTGTCTACGGTCGCACCCACACCCCGACCGGGATCGCGGTGAACGTGGCCGGCTTCTCCTCGCCGTTGACGGTGAAGGTGTGGCTGGGCACCGGCGCGGCCTTCTTCGCGGTCATCCAACTGATCACCGCGCTGTCCATGTGGGGCCGGTTGGGCGGGTTCTCCCCGTCCTGGGCCGGCCCGGCGCACCGTTGGTCGGGGCGGATCGCGTTCCTGCTCACCGTCCCGGTCGCCGTGCACTGCCTCTACGCCCTCGGTTTCGCCGACTACGACACCCGTACGCTGCTGCACTCCCTGCTGGGTTGCTTCTTCTTCGGGGTGTTCGCCACCAAGATGCTGACCCTGCCCAAGCGTGGGCTCGCCGGCTGGGTGCTGCCGGTGATCGGCGGGACCGTGTTCGTGGCCCTGATCGGCATCTTCCTCACCTCGTCGGTCTGGTACTTCACCACGTTCGGCTTCCAGCTCTGATCCTCGACGGCCTGACCACGACAAGATCCCCGGCAGTACTGATCATCGAAAGGCAAGGCAGATCGGATGAACCACGAGCAGGCCGGCTGCTGCCGGTCGCGACGGGCCATGTTGGCCGGCACCGGTGCGGTGGGCGTGGCCGCGCTTACCGGCTGCGCGACGTACGGGCAGTCGACGGCGGCCCCGCCCGCACCGGCCGCGGCACCGGCCGGCAGCGGCGACCCGTCGGCGGACCCGTCCGGCAGCGCCGCAGCCGGTGGCGGGGACGTCGGCACCCCGGCGCTGACCACCCTGGCGGACATCCCGGTCGGCGGGGGACAGATTTTCGCCGACGCGGGCGTGGTGGTCACCCAGCCCACGGCGGGCAACATCAAGGCGTACTCCTCGACCTGCACCCACCAGGGCTGCACGGTCACCTCGGTCGCCGACGGCGTGATCACCTGCGCCTGCCACAACAGCGTGTTCGACATCGCGGACGGCTCGGTACGCAGTGGACCGGCGGGTGCCCCACTGCCCGCTGCGAACGTCACGGTCGACGGGGACGCCATCCGGCTGGCCTAGTCGATGGCACGATGACGCGGCCCACCCCAGGCCCGGGCCGCGCGGGGCCGTCCGGGGCGCGTCGCGCCTCGGACGGCCACTGCCGCGTACCGGCTTTCGGACGGCCACTGCCGCGCTCAGACCGCGAGGGCCTCCCGGACGGTACGTTCCGCGGTGGCGCCGCCGTCGCCGGAGGAGGTGACCCGACCCGACTCCAGCACGTGGTAGCGGTCGGCCACCCGCAGCGCGAAGCCGAGATGCTGCTCGACCAGGAGCACGCTGAACCCGGTCTGCGCGATAAGCGCCACGATCCGGTCCTGGATCTCGGTCACCACCGACGGTTGGATGCCCTCGGTGGGCTCGTCGAGCATCAGCAGCCGGGGCCGGGTGATCAGGGCTCGGGCGATGGCCAACTGCTGACGCTGGCCGCCGGAGAGCAGCCCGGCCCGGCGGCGCAGCAGCGGGCGCAGCGCCGGGAACAGGTCCAGCACCTCGGCGGTGGCGACCGCACCGTCGCGCCGGCCGTCGGCGACCAGGCGCAGGTTCTCCGCCGCGGTCAGGTGCGGGAAGCACTGCTGGCCCTGCGGCACGTACGCGATGCCCCGGGCGACCCGCTGGTGCGGAGCGAGTCGGGTGATGTCCTCGCCGTCGAACTCGACCCGACCGGCGGTCGGGCGCAGCAGGCCGGCGGCGACCCGCAGCAGGGTGGACTTGCCGGCGCCGTTGTGGCCGAGCACCGTGGCGACCCCGTCGACGGGCACGGTGACGTCGACGCCGTGCAGCACCCGGCTACGCCCGTAGCCGGCCTGCACGCCGCTCATGCTGAGCATCATGCCTCCAGTGGGGTCGCGGTGGCGTCGACCGGGTGGCCGAGGTAGACCTCCTGCACGCGCGGGTCGGCCTGCACCTGGGCGACGGTGCCCTCGCTGAGCACCTTGCCGGCGTGCAGCACGGTGACGGTACGCGCGAAGCGGCGCAGGAAGTCCATGTCGTGCTCGATCACCACCACCGTGCGGTCCTGGCTGACCTTCTCCAGCAGCACTCCGGTGGCGTCGCGTTCCTCGTGGCTCATCCCGGCCACCGGCTCGTCGAGCAGCAGCAGCCGGACGTCCTGCACGAGCAGCATGCCGATCTCCAGCCACTGCTTCTGGCCGTGCGCGAGGGTGCCGGCGAGCTGGTCGGCCCGGCCCGCCAGGCCGATCACGTCGAGCGCCTCGGCCACCTCGTCGGGTACGCCGTGCCGGCGGCGCAGCAGCGTCGACCAGCCGCGCCGGGCGCCGGCCGCGATGTCGAGGTTCTGGAGGACCGTCAGCTCCTCGAACACCGTCGAGGTCTGGAAGGTGCGCCCCACCCCGAGGCGACTGATCCGGTGCACCGGTCGGCCGAGCAGCTCCCGGTCGCCGAAGCGCACCGACCCGGTGGCGCGGACCAGCCCGGTGACCGCGTCGACCAGGGTGGTCTTGCCCGCCCCGTTGGGTCCGATGAGGAACCGGAGGTCGCCCGGGGCCACGTCGAGGCTCACCCCGTCGACGGCGGTGAACCCGTCGAAGATGACCCGCAGGTCGCGTACGTAGAGGCCGTGCAGTTGCTCGGTCATCAGCTCACCTCCACCCTGGACCGGCGTAGCCGGCGGAGCAGCCCGGTCCGCCGCTCGCCGTCGCCGCGCCGCCGGGCCAGGCCGATCAGCGACGCCAGGCCGCCGGGCAGGAACGCCACCACCACCACGAAGAGCAGACCCTGGAGGTACGTCCAGGTGCCCGGGAAACGTTCCGACAGGGCGGTACGCGCCCACGCCACCGCGACCGCGCCGAGCACCGGCCCGAGCAGGGTGGCTCGGCCACCGACGGCGACGCCGATGACGAACTCGATGGAGGGCACGATCCCGATCAGCGCCGGGGAGATGATGCCGACGGCGGGCACGAAGAGCGCACCGGCAAGCCCGGCCATGCCGGCGGCGACGACGTACGCGACGAGCTTCACGGTCGCCGGGTCGTAGCCGAGGAAGCGGACCCGTTCCTCGGAGTCGCGCACGGCGACCAGCAGTTCGCCGTAGCGGCTCTGCATCAGGTGCCGGGCCAGGGCCAGCAGCGCCAGCAGGGTGCCGGCGATGATGAAGTACACCATCCGCTGGTTGACCGGGTCGTCCAGGTCGTAGCCGAAGAAGCCCTGGATGTCGGTGAGGCCGTTGGTGCCGCCGGTGGTGCCCTGCTGGCCGATCAGCAGGATCACCATGGCGGCGGCGAGGGCCTGGCTGAGGATCGCGAAGTAGGCGCCCCGGACCCGGCGGCGGAAGACAAGCGACCCGAGCACGAAGGCGACAGCCATCGGCAGCAGCACCGTGGCGGGCAGCGCGAACCACGCACTGGCGAAGGGTCGCCACCACAGTGGCAGTTCGTCCAGTTGCCCGTACAGCAGCATGAAGTCGGGCATGTTGCCCGGCCCCGCGTCGGCGAGCTTGAGGTGCATGGCCATCGCGTAGCCGCCGAGGCCGAAGAAGACGCCCTGGCCGAGGGTGAGCATGCCGCCGCGTCCCCAGGCCAGCCCGATGCCGACCGCGACCATGGCCACGCAGAGGTACTTGGCCAGCAGGGAGAGCCGGAAGTCCGACAGCAGCAGCGGCGCCACCGCGAAGAGCAGGGCCGCGCCGAAGGCGAACCCGGCGGCGGCGCGGAACCGGTGCCGGGACGGCCCGGCGGCCGGCTTCTCCGGCGGCGGCACGGCCTCGGCGGTGGTGACGGGATCTGACGCAACGGTGGTCATGCCAAACTCCGGGTTCGCAGGGTGAACAGGCCCTGGGGTCGCCACTGGAGGAACGCGACGATGGCGATGAAGACCATCACCTTGGCGACGCTGAGGGTGGTCAGGTACTCGCCGCTGGCCTGGAGCACGCCCAGCGCGAAGGCGACGATCACGGTGCCCTTGAGCTGGCCGATGCCGCCGACCACGACGACCAGGAAGGCGTCGATGATCAGGTTGGTGCCCATGGTGGGTCCGATCGGTCCGAGCAGGGTGAGGGCGACCCCGGCGATGCCGGCCAGACCGGAACCGATGAAGAAGGTCGTCCGGTCGATCCGGGCGGTGGCGATACCGGAGACGGCGGCCAGGTCGCGGTTCTGCACCACGGCCCGGATCCGGCGACCCAACGGGGTGACCCGCAGCGCGACGGTGAGCGCGGCCACCGCACAGCCGGCCAGGGCCAGGATGAACAGCCGGTTGTTGGCCACGGTGATCCCGCCGGGTAGGGCCACGTTGCCGGTGAGCAGGTCGGGTGCGCGGGTCTGCACGTTGGGGCTACCGAAGATGTCCCGGGCCAGCTGTTGCAGGATCAGCGACACCCCCCAGGTGACCAGCAGGGTGTCCAGCGGGCGGGCGTAGAGGCGGCGGATCAGCAGGAACTCCAGCAGTACGCCCATCGCGCCGGCCACCACGAAGGCGACCGGCAGGGCGACAAGCAGCGACCAGCCGGCCGCCGTGATGACCTGCTGAAGGACGTAGGTGGTGTAGGCGCCGGCCATGATGAACTCGCCGTGGGCCATGTTGATCACGCCCATCTGGCCGAAGGTGAGCGCCAGGCCGAGCGCGATGAGCAGCAGCACCGCCCCGATGCTGACGCCGGTGAAGAGTTGGCCGATGAGAACTGTCACGGTGCGTACTCCGAACTGCTGGTCAGGCCGACCCGGGCGGGGCGTGGAGCCCCACCCGGGTCGGGGCTCGGGTCAGCTCAGGCCGCCGGCCCACGGGTAGCTCTTGAGGTACGGGTCGGGCGTGATCGGCGCACCGGAGTTCCACACCTCGGTGATCAGGCCGTCCGCGCCGACCTTGCCGACCCGCGCCGTCTTGGCGATGTGCTGGGTCGCTCCGTCCACGGTGACCAGGCCCTCGGGTGCCTCGAAGGTGATGCCGTCGGAGGCTTCGCGGACCTTCTCCACCTCGAAGCTGCCGGCCTTCTCCACCATTGCCTTCCACAGGTAGACCGAGACGTACGCGGCCTCCATCGGGTCGCTTGTCGGCTTGTCCGCGCCGTACTTGGCCTTGTACGCCGCGACGAACTTCTCGTTCGCCGCGCCCGGGGTGGTCTGGTAGTAGTTCCAGGCGGTCAGCTGGCCCTCCAGGTACTGCGTGCCGATGCTCTTGACCTCCTCCTCGGCGATCGACACCGACACCACAGGCATACTTGCCGCGGTCAGCCCGGCGGACTTGTACTCCTTGAAGAAGGCGACGTTGCTGTCACCGTTGAGGGTGTTGAAGACGGCGTCCGCCCCGGAGGACTTCACCTTGTTCGTGATCGTGCCGAACTCGGTGGAGCCGAGCGGGGCGTAGTCCTCCCCCAGCACCTGCATTCCGTTGGCTTCCGCGTACGCCTTGATGATTTTGTTCGCGGTACGCGGAAAGACGTAGTCGGAGCCGACGAGGTAGAGCGACTTCGCGCCCTGCGCCTTCAGGTAGTCGAGGCCGGGAACGATCTGCTGGTTCGTGGTGGCGCCGGTGTAGAAGATGTACGGCGACTGCTCCAGACCCTCGTACTGCACGGGGTAGAACAACAGCGCCTTGTTCTTCTCGAACACCGGCTTGACCGCCTTGCGGCTGGCCGAGGTCCAGCAGCCGAAGACCGCCGCGACGCGATCCTCCCGGATCAGTTTCTCGGCCTTCTCCGCGAACGTCGGCCAGTCCGAGGCGCCGTCCTCGCCGATCGGTTGGATCTTCTTGCCGAGCACCCCGCCAGCGGCGTTGATCTCCTCGACCGCCAGCATGATCGAGTCGCGGACGGTCACCTCGCTGATGGCCATCGTGCCGGAGAGCGAGTTGAGCAGGCCGACCTTGACGGTGTCGCCGGAAACGTCGGCGCTGACACCGGCGGAGCCGCTGGAATCGGAGGTCTTGCTGCCGCACGCGGCCAGTGCGGCCACGGCGACCAGGGTCATGGCACCCGTCAGGATGCGGCGTCCCCGCAACAGTGTCATCAAGTCTCCCTGCGTCGCGGTAAGGCGTGGAGTCAGCAACCCGGGAACGGACGTCGGCCCCGGGTCGAGGATGCGGATGTGGTTGTGCGGTGCGGTCC
This DNA window, taken from Micromonospora sp. FIMYZ51, encodes the following:
- a CDS encoding GlsB/YeaQ/YmgE family stress response membrane protein produces the protein MTVAGIAAALAVGLAVGALGRLVVPGRSSVPLWLTMTIGAVAALLGAISAWLAGVRGFSLLGLVVQAGLAAVGVVIVVATAGKERSDSR
- the urtE gene encoding urea ABC transporter ATP-binding subunit UrtE yields the protein MSGVQAGYGRSRVLHGVDVTVPVDGVATVLGHNGAGKSTLLRVAAGLLRPTAGRVEFDGEDITRLAPHQRVARGIAYVPQGQQCFPHLTAAENLRLVADGRRDGAVATAEVLDLFPALRPLLRRRAGLLSGGQRQQLAIARALITRPRLLMLDEPTEGIQPSVVTEIQDRIVALIAQTGFSVLLVEQHLGFALRVADRYHVLESGRVTSSGDGGATAERTVREALAV
- the urtD gene encoding urea ABC transporter ATP-binding protein UrtD, with the protein product MTEQLHGLYVRDLRVIFDGFTAVDGVSLDVAPGDLRFLIGPNGAGKTTLVDAVTGLVRATGSVRFGDRELLGRPVHRISRLGVGRTFQTSTVFEELTVLQNLDIAAGARRGWSTLLRRRHGVPDEVAEALDVIGLAGRADQLAGTLAHGQKQWLEIGMLLVQDVRLLLLDEPVAGMSHEERDATGVLLEKVSQDRTVVVIEHDMDFLRRFARTVTVLHAGKVLSEGTVAQVQADPRVQEVYLGHPVDATATPLEA
- a CDS encoding DUF6529 family protein, producing MGSARTVPRRSPEPTVEVLRDFGGPPPSAPRRRPSLLVPLVVGAGVAVALGVYGRTHTPTGIAVNVAGFSSPLTVKVWLGTGAAFFAVIQLITALSMWGRLGGFSPSWAGPAHRWSGRIAFLLTVPVAVHCLYALGFADYDTRTLLHSLLGCFFFGVFATKMLTLPKRGLAGWVLPVIGGTVFVALIGIFLTSSVWYFTTFGFQL
- a CDS encoding Rieske (2Fe-2S) protein, whose product is MNHEQAGCCRSRRAMLAGTGAVGVAALTGCATYGQSTAAPPAPAAAPAGSGDPSADPSGSAAAGGGDVGTPALTTLADIPVGGGQIFADAGVVVTQPTAGNIKAYSSTCTHQGCTVTSVADGVITCACHNSVFDIADGSVRSGPAGAPLPAANVTVDGDAIRLA
- a CDS encoding STAS domain-containing protein, with product MTTPRRPECTVPLVEVAITEFDLACLPETGAVFDRLLALRPTQVVIDLSGCRHIDAAAIGLLLDVHRQMVREGGVLALRNPNPRIARILQAARLDQILPVRSDNATATHAPAGDPVLPGTVPRPTTYGRAAVTVRT
- a CDS encoding STAS domain-containing protein; the encoded protein is MERAGEVTVLVDSDELAPETDDTLRVALREAVEVDGTVVVDLGRVNVIDSVGLGLLVRAHREVRERDARLCLAAPSRFIRTVLHTMKLDGVFPIFETLDDALTQLAAAGGGSEVVRVDVTPAEAVRHRGNAHKPVLTARQAAPRVPV
- a CDS encoding response regulator transcription factor, which codes for MTAVLVIEDDDRIRLALLLALEDEGYEARGAATAEEGLRTQRRDPADYVLVDLMLPGIDGFEAIRQLRRDDDVPIVVVSARDDTHDIVAALEAGADDYVVKPVAIKELTARLRALRRRARAVPAVETPVPVLAFGELEVSPEAGEVRRAGEPVAVTRTEFRLLCELAEHAGRVLSRQQLLSRVWGYDTGDERLVDVHVGRLRQKIESDPANPQHLVTLRGLGYKLQR
- a CDS encoding HAMP domain-containing sensor histidine kinase, which encodes MRRLGLRARVTAAFAVGALSLSASMALVSYELTRRTLLDERERTVLRAAYYDAAVVRAGLDTDNPDVAEALRTLDTGTGRRALMLLNGKWYGRAAEPGVTAAIPARMLDLVSAGEPAVQRIRVDDHPVMLVGVPLSESASFYEIASLRELEQTFQVLALALTAVAIMVAGSGAALGWYATRHGLRPLTAVADAAERIAAGDFTTRLAPDTDPDLDRLSTSFNRMVDELAQRIDRDRRFAADVSHELRSPLQTLAAAASVLARRRESQDERTATAARLVADEIDRFQRLVNDLLDLARSDQPVHREPVELTDLARQACRDRDLPESMVHLAADTPATWQVDRRRIAQVLANLLDNAERYGAGPVAVRLLRAQDAGVIEVDDEGPGVPVEDREAIFGRFVRGRAANYRGGGDGTGLGLALVAQHAAAHGGTASVSDRPEGGARFRVTLPGSLS
- a CDS encoding GerMN domain-containing protein; amino-acid sequence: MRAVLVVVLFALVAACGVPAEDLPRAVTPPPGPFPSPATAAPAPVETGSATELLHFTREDRLVPVIRRVDQVPTVDTQLGNLLAGPTPAERDDGLTSALPGAFSNAVVELVDGQARVTVAPADAETGRNDQPLAYGQIVCTLTARTDVTAVIFLRDGAALSVPRADLSLSPGPLTAADYAVLISPR
- a CDS encoding GlsB/YeaQ/YmgE family stress response membrane protein; the encoded protein is MEITGFFTAIIIGLVIGALGRLVVPGRQRIPFLLTILIGVVAAILGTLVAGLLGVDDTAGIDWIELFIQVAFAALGVSLLAGTYGRRR
- a CDS encoding dihydrofolate reductase family protein, with product MRLTLTTFLTLDGVMQGPGGPDEDRSGGFESGGWVAPHFDETLGAHMSDIFARADAFLLGRHTYDIFAAWWPKQEDPEDPIAVPLNRLPKYVATTRDDELTWSGTQRLDGDLATAVAELKRRPGRELQVHGSGRLAGSLMRENLIDAYHLMIFPVVLGAGRRLFADGVPPAGLRLVDSRSSAAGVTMLTYHAAGAPTFGSMGG